GAAGCGGTAGGCGCGCAACTTGCCCACTTCGTCGGCCAGGGTCGCGTGCAGCTTCACGCGGCGCAGCAGCGCACGGATGCGCGCCAGCAGTTCACGCAGCGAGAAAGGCTTGGTCAGGTAGTCGTCGGCGCCGAGCTCCAGGCCCATGACGCGATCCACCTCGTCGCTGCGGCCGGTGACCATCAGGATGGGAATGCTGCTGTGCCCGCGCAGCCGGTGGGCGATGGCCAGGCCGTCCTCGCCGGGCAGCTTCAGGTCCAGCAGCAGGCAATCGAACACTTCCTTCTCCATCGCCCGGTCCATCTCGGCGCCGGAGGCGACCGCCGTCACACGCAGCTCGTTCTGGCTCAGGTATTGCGCGATGACGCTGCGCAGGTCGGCATCGTCGTCGACGGCGAGCACGTGGGGAAGGACGGCGGGCATGGCGTGTTCTCCGCCGCGCGGCCGCGGCGTGGGGGCCACCATAGCACCGCGCACCGGGGCCTTCAATGCGCAGCCCACCGCCGCGTTACAGCGGTAATGCGCAAGTCCGCAGCCGCGCTTGCGGCCCTCCGGCCCCTGCGGCCCAATCCAACCTGGAAGACCACGCCATGAACGACGGACACCGCGCGCTCGCCATCGACATCGACGGCCCCTTCCAGCAGGTGCTGGCGGCCTGGCTGGGCGAGCGCGGCTACGAAGTGGTCTTCACCGACCTGCCTTACGTGGACGCCGGCGGCGGCCCGGTGGAGCTGGTGGTCTGCGAACTGGCCGAGCCCAAGCGCACCGGCAGCGAGACCCTGCGCCTGCTGGCCCGCGTGCACCCCGGCGCGCTGCTGGTCGCCATCTCCACCCGCTTCGTCGACGGCGAGCGGCGCGGCGCGCTCGCCCGCCAGCTCGGCGCCGACGCCGCACTGGCCAAGCCCTTCCCGCGCGCCGAGCTCTACGCGGCGCTCGAAGCCGCCAGCAGCCGGCGCGGCGTGCACGATGGCTGTACGTAGCCCGGAGCGCCAGAACGAACTGCGGCGGCGCTGGCTGGGCGCCGCCGGCGTGCTCTTCATCGCCGCCATGCTCGCGAGCACGGCGCACGGCCTGTGGACCGACCGCCACGCCATGGAGCGCCGGGCCAGCGAGGAGATGGCCGTGCTGGCCCGCGTGCTGGCTGAACAGGCCCGGCGCTCTTTGCAGACCGTGGAGGTGATGCTGCTCGGGATCGCCGACGACGAGCGCAGCGGCGACCTGCGCGGCCTCGACGCCGCCCAATTGCAGGCCTACGTGGAGCGGCAGCGCGACGAAGTCAGCGACGTCGCCGTCGTCTTCCTCACCGATGCCGAGGGCCGCCTGCGCGCGAGCAGCGGACCGTTGCCGGCGCCACTGGACCGCATGGCCGGGCGTCCCGCCTTCCAGCAGCTGAAGGCCGGCGCGGCGACCGCTTTCGACGGCATCACCCGGCTGCCGGACCAGCAACGCTGGGTCTTGCCCATCCTGCACCGCGTGGTGGACCGCGACGGCCACTTCGTCGGCAGCGCTGGAGCGCTGATCGATGCGGGCTATTTCGAGCGCTTCTATGCCGACCTGCCGCTGGGCTTCGCCAGCGTCATCGCGCTGCGCGCGGGCGATGGCGCACTGCTCGCCCGCCATCCGCCCAGCGAAAGCGCGATGGGCCAGGCGGCCCCGGATGGCTGGCACCCGGCGCTGGCCCTGCCGCCCGGCCAGGCGCCGCGGGTGCAGCGCTTCACCGGCCTGCGCGACCAGGTGGACCGGCTCGGCATCCTGCAGCCGGTGCCGGGCTATCCGGTGCACGTGGTGGTCACGCGCGACCTCGACAAGGTCTTCGCGCCCTGGCGCGAGGCGGCCGTGGGCAGCATCGCCCGCACGCTGCTGTTGTGCGCCGCGGCCATCGGCCTGCTGGCCGTGGTGTTGCGCCAGCTGCGCGGACTGGAGACGGGCCGCGCTTCCATCGCCCGCTCGGAACTCGCGCTGCGCGCCTCGCAGGAGCGCTATGCGCTGGCGGTGGCCGGCTCCAACGAAGGCCTGTGGGACTGGGACCTGGCGAGCGACGAGGTGTTCTTCTCCGGCCGCGCGCAGCAGGTGTGCGGCCTGGCCGCGAGCGAGCCGCTGCGGCCGCGGCGTGCGTGGCTGGAGCGCCTGCGCTACCACCCGCAGGACCGCGCGCGCGTGCGCGACACGCTGGTCGCTCACCTGCGTGGCCGCGCGCCGCAGTTCGACGTGGAGATGCGGGTGGCCGCCGCCGGCAGCGCGGGGCGCCCGGAGGAAGCCCAGGACTGGAACTGGGTGCGCCAGCGCGGCCTGCTGGTGCGCGACGAGCAGGGCCGGCCGAGGCGCATGGCCGGCTCCATCGAGGACATCACCCCGCGCAAGCGCGCCGAGGCGCAGCGCGAGCAGCTGGAGGTGCGCCTGCGCACCGCGCAGAAGCTGGAGGCCATGGGCACGCTGGCCGGCGGCATCGCCCACGACTTCAACAACATCCTGGGCGCCATCCTGGGCTACGCGGAACTGGCGCGCGGCCACGCCCAGGCGGGCAGCGCCCTGCAGCAGCAGCTGGATGGCGTGATGGGCGCGGGGCTGCGCGCCCGCTCGCTGGTGCAGCGCATCCTGGCCTTCAGCCGCAGCGGCCTCGGCGACAAGCTGCCGGTGCACGTGGAGTCCGCGGTGGCCGAGGCGCTGGACCTGCTGGAGGGCGCGCCGCCGCCCGGCCTGCGGCTCGCGCGCGAGCTGCACGCGGACGACGCTGCCATCGTCGGCGACCCGGCGCAGGTGCACCAGGTCGTGATGAACCTCGTCACCAATGCCATCCAGGCCAGCCACGCCCCCGGCACGGTGGCCGTGCGGCTGGCGCCGCTGATGCTGGAGGCGCCGCGCCAGTGCACCAGCGGCGAGCTCGCGGCCGGCCGCTACCTGGAGCTGCTGGTGGCGGACGAAGGCGCCGGCATGGCGCCACAGGAGGTGGAGCGCATCTTCGATCCCTTCTACACGACCAAGGACGTAGGCGTGGGAACCGGCCTCGGGCTGTCGCTGGTGCATGGCATCGTGGCCGAACTGCACGGCGCCATCGACGTGCGCAGCGAGCCCGGACGGGGCAGCAGCTTCACCGTGCTGCTGCCCTGGTCCGGCGAGACCACGCAGCGCACGGAATCCGATCCCGGCGACGCGGCGCTGCCGCGCGGCGAAGGCGAACGCATCCTGCTGGTGGACGATGAAGCCCCGCTGGTGGCGCTGGGCGAGGAGACGCTCGCGGCGCTGGGTTATGAGCCGGTCGGATTCACTTCCAGCGTCGCTGCGCTGCAGGCTCTCGAGAACGCGCCAGCTCAATTCGACGCGTTGCTCAGTGACGAGGCGATGCCGCGCCTGACCGGGACGGAACTGGCAGCAGCCGCGCGCCGCTTGCGCCCGGACCTGCCGGTCCTCCTGATGACGGGCTATCTGGGCCCTGCGCTCGCGGCCCGCGCGCAGGCGGCCGGCGTGCAGGAGGTGCTGGCCAAGCCGCTGGTGGCGGCGGACATTGCCCGCGCGCTGGCGCGCATCCTGCCGCGCGCCTGAGCCACCTCAGAACTTCCCGAACTCCAGGTAAGCCTGCTGCGGGTCGACGCCGCGCAGGATGGCGCTGCGCACCTTGTTTTCGGTGGCGATCGCTGCCTCGGCCTGCTCCAGCACCTCGGCCGCCAGCGCCTGCGGCACGCGCACCATGCCGTCGCGGTCGCCCAGCAGGTAGTCGCCCGGCGCGATGATGACGTCGCCGATGCGGATGTCGACCTCGATCGCCCGCGGTAGCCAGTAGCCGACGATGTCGCGCGGGGTGAAGCCGCGCGACCAGGTCTGGAAGCCCATCTCGATGAGGAAGTCGACGTCGCGCACGTAGCCGTCGGCGACGCAACCCAGCACGCCCTTGTTCTTCAAGGTCTCGGCCGACAGCTCGCCCATGTGGGCGACCACGCGGTCATTGGGCTGGCACACCCACAGGTGGCCGGGCTTCGCCTTCGACAGCAGGCCGGTCCAGGCCAGCAGCGTCTCGTGCGCGTCGGCCCGCGGGTCGACGCGGCCGTCGATGGTGAAGGCCGGGCCGGCGAGGCGCCGCTGCGGAAACAGCGGCCGCAACTCTGGCGGCAAGGTGAAATCGCGCAGGCCCATCGCGCGCATGACGTCGTGCACGACGCCGGTGTAGCACTGGGCCAGCCGTTCGCTCGTTCGGTCCATGCGCCTGTGTATGCGAACGTGCAAAGCCGGGCCATCGTGGTTTTCCTTGAGACACAATGGGCCATGCAACGCCGCCTGCTGTTCTCGGCCCTCGCCTGCTGGCCCTTGACGCGCCTGCTGGCCCAGGAGCAGGCCGAGCGGCCGCGGCTGAAGATTTCGGCCGCGGAACTGCACAAGACCTTGTCGGCCCGCTTCCCCGTGCGGCTGGACCTCGCCGGCTTGCTGCAGCTGCGGCTGGACGCCCCGGCCCTGCTGCTCTTGCCCGCGCGCCAGAAGCTCGGCGCCACGCTGCAGCTGCGCGCCACCGACGTGCAGTCGCGCCAGGTGCAGGCCGGCGAGATGGATGTGGCCTTTCGCCTGCGTTACGAAGCCTCCGACCGCACGCTGCGCGCGCGCCAGCTGGAAGTGCTGGACCTGCGCTGGCCCGGCATGCCGCCGGAGACCGTGGCCTTCATCCAGGCCTTTGCGCCCGCGGCCGCGGCCAATGCGCTGGGCGAGATCGTGCTGCACCAGTTCGCGCCCGGCGACCTGGCGCTGGCCGACACCATGGGCCTGCAGCCCGAGCAGATCACCGTGGCCGAGGACGGCATCGTGATCTGGTTGGGGAACAAGCCCGTTCAGTAGCCCAGCGCGAGCCCCGTGTTGCGACGCGGGTCGGTGGCGCCGTAGAAGCGGTTCGCGCCCACCGGCTTGCCGCGCAAGGACGGTGCGCCGATGAGGATGGCCACCACGTGCCGCGACACGTCGCCGGACACGAACTGCTGGCCCTTCGCCTCCAGCAGTGCGCGCGTGTCGGGGCTCAGCGCGAAGCGCTCCACGATCGTCGTCAGGGGCAGCCACTGCTGGTGGAAGCGCGGCGCGTCGACGGCCTCCTGGACATCCATGTCGTAGTCGATCACGTTCAGGATCGTGTGCAGCACCGCGGTGGGAATGCGGCTACCGCCCGCCGTCCCCACCACCATCACCGGCTTGCCGTCGCGGCTGACGATGGTGGGCGACATCGACGACAGCGGCGTCTTGCCGGGCGCGATGGCGTTGGCCTCGCCCTGCACCAGCCCGTACAGGTTGGGCACGCCCGGCTTCGAGGTGAAGTCGTCCATCTCGTCGTTCAGCAGCACGCCGGTGCCGGCCGCGGTGACGCGCGCGCCGAACCAGTCGTTGAGCGTGTAGGTCACGCTGACCGCGTTGCCGTCCTGGTCGGCGATCGAATAGTGCGTGGTGTTGGTGCCCTCGTGCGGCGGCACGCCCGGCTTGATCTCCGCGGACACGCCGGCCTTGCTGGCATCGATCGCCTGCCGCAGGGCGGCGGCATAGTTGCGATCGAGCAGGCGGCCGACCGGGTTCGTCACGAAGTCGGGGTCGCCCAGGTAGCTGTTGCGGTCCATGTAGGCATGGCGCATGGCCTCGATCTGGTAGTGCACCGCCTGCGCCGAGCGGAAGCCCAGGTCGCGCATGGGGTAGCCCTCCAGCACGTTGAGGATCTCGCAGAGGACCACCCCACCCGAGCTGGGCGGCGGCGCCGAAACCACGTGGTAGCCGCGGTAGTCGCACTCGATCGGCGCCAGTTCGCGCACCTTGTAGCGGGCCAGGTCGGCCTGCGTGACGATGCCGCCGCCCGCCTGGCTGGAAGCCGCGATCGCGGCGGCCACGGGGCCGGCATAGAAGCCTGGCGCGCCGTGCCGCGCAACCTGGCGCAGCGTCTTCGCCAGGTCCTTCTGCACCAGCCGCTGGCCCGGCTGCCAGGGTTGCCCCTGGTCGAGGAAGATGGCGGCCGTCGCCGGGTCCTTGCGGAAACCCTCGGTGGCCAATCGCATCAGGTCCACGTCGCCCTGGTCGAGCACGAAGCCGCGCTCCGCCAGCGCGATGGCCGGCGCGATGAGCTCGCCGCGCTTGCGGGTGCCGTACTTCGCCAGCGCGTATTCCATGCCGGCAACGGAGCCGGGCACGGCGACGCCCAGGTGGCCGTAGGTGCTGGCGCCCTTCCTCACGTTGCCGGCGGCGTCGAGGTACATGTCGGCCCTGGCCGCCAGCGGCGCCTTCTCGCGGAAGTCGATGAAGGTCTTGCGGCCGTCGGCCAGCTGGATGGTCATGAAGCCGCCACCGCCGAGGTTGCCGGCCGCCGGGTACACCACGGCCAGCGCGTAGCCGACTGCCACGGCCGCATCGACCGCGTTGCCGCCCTTGCGCAGCACATCGACGCCGACCTGGCTGGCCAGGTGCTGGGCCGTGACGACCATGCCATGCTGCGCCGCCACCGGCGCCATCGAGGCGCCATGCGCCGCGGTGAAGGCCACCGCAACGCCGAGGCCGAGCGCGAACTTGCGGAACGGCGGAATGCCATCGAACAGGCGCATTGTGTTTTTCCAGGTTGGCCCAAAGCCGCAATGCTAGGGCTTCGCCAAAGGGCGGTCCCGGCGTGGAAAATCCAGTGCCGGGCGCCGGCAGCGGGACGATAATTCTGGCCTCGGGACTCCAAGCGGAGGGCCTGCATGAACGGTGATGCGCCAGCGGCCTCAGGAGCGGACTTCCATGCCGAACCTGGCCAGTGAACGGCAGGCCCTGTCGATGGCCGACGCCCACCTGCTGGAGGCCCGGCGGCGCATCGCGCGGCTGGAACAGATGACGGAGGGCTCCGGGCACGCGGGCTCCGAGGCGACCGCCGGCGCGCTCGCGGCGCTGAGGGATGGGCTGGCCGCGATGGAGGACCACCGGCGCATCATCCTGCAGATGATCGCCGACCTCGAGTCGGGGCGCCTCAAGGACCGCGGGCCGCTCGGGCTGCGCTGAGCGCTCAAGTTCGGCCGCCCGCTGCCGAAACAGGACATGGGCCGTCGTTGCACGGCCAGGAATCCAGAATCCCCATGTCCCTGAACAACTTTTCCATCGGCAAGCGCCTGGCCCTGGTGCTGGGCATCATCCTCACCCTGTTCCTCGCCAGCACGGCCATCGTGGCCATGAAGCTGCGCACGCTCGGCGCCGAGCTCGACGCCATGGGCGACAACAGCGTCCGCGTGGAGCGCGCCGGCGCCGAATGGCTGCGCAACACCGAGTCCGGCCTGCAGCGCGCCGCCGCCATCGCCAAGAGCGGCGATGCGAGCCTGGTCGCCTACTTCGCCCCCTTCTCCGCGGCAGCCATCCAGGAAACCAACGAGCTGCAGAAGTTCATCGAGACGAAGATGGACACGCCCGAGGAGCGCCAGGCCTTCGACGACGTGGGCGTGAAGCGCAAGAAGTACCTCGCCGTGCGCGAAGAGGTGAACCGGCTGAAGAAGGCCGGCGACATGCCCGGCGCCGCCAGGCTGTTCGAGGCCGAGTTCGAGCCGAACGCCAAGCAGTACCTGGCCGGCGTGCGCCGGATCGTCGAGATCCAGCGCAGGCAGCTGGACGAATCCGCCGTCCACGTGCAGGCGCTGCGCGGCGAGGCCGTGACGGTGCTGGTGGGCTGCGCCGCCGCCTCGCTGGTGCTGGGCGTGCTGCTGGCCTGGGTGCTGGTGCGCAGCATCACGGGCCCCCTGCAACGCGCCGTGGCCGTGGCCCAGGACGTTGCCGGCGGCAACCTCGCCGTGCGCATCGACGCCAGGGGCGACGACGAGACGGGCCAGCTGCTGAAGGCACTGGACACGATGTCAGCCAGCCTGGTGAAGATCGTCGGCGAAGTGCGCATGGGCACGAACTCGATCGCCACCGCCTCGACGCAGATCGCCTCGGGCAACCAGGACCTGTCCTCGCGCACCGAGCAGCAGGCCAGCTCGCTGCAGGAGACCGCCGCTTCGATGGAGCAGCTGACGACCACCGTGAAGTCCAACGCCGAGAACGCGCGCCACGCGAGCACGCTGGCCAATGCGGCCGCCGAACTGGCCACCAAGGGCGGCAGCGTGGTGGCGCAAGTGGTGGACACCATGGGCAACATCGAGGCCTCGTCCCGCAAGATCGCCGACATCACCGGCGTGATCGACGGCATCGCCTTCCAGACCAACATCCTGGCGCTGAACGCCGCCGTGGAAGCGGCGCGCGCCGGCGAGCAAGGCCGCGGCTTCGCGGTGGTGGCGTCCGAGGTGCGCAGCCTCGCGCAGCGCTCCGCCGATGCCGCGCGCGAGATCAAGACGCTGATCACCGCCTCGGCGGGCACCGTCGCCTCCGGCACGCAGCTGGTGGACACGGCCGGCCAGACCATGGGCGAGATCGTGACGGAGGTGCGCCGCGTCTCCGACATCATTGCCGGCATCACCACGGCCAGCCTCGAGCAGAGCGCCGGCATCGCACAGGTCAACCAGGCCATCGCGCTGATGGACCAGGCCACGCAACAGAACGCGGCGCTGGTGGAAGAAGCGGCCGCGGCAGCCGGCGCGCTGCAGCGCCAGGCCGACGGTCTGGTGCAGGCGGTGGAGGTTTTCCGGCTCGCCGCCTGAGCCTAGGGTGGCGGCGAAGGCCAGGCCTTCAGCAAGCGCGTGAGCTCGCGCTTCTGCTTCGCATTCGATTGACGCCAGGCGTTCCTGGCCAGCGCGAGGAAGCGGTCCTCGGCCGGATCGGCCGCGGGCCCTTCCTCGCGTTCTTCGTCCAGCCAGCCGGCGGCCTGGCCGGCATGCTGCTCGATCTGGCGCGCCAGCTTGTCGCCGATGGGGCGCGCGGACTTGATCTGCGACCAGGTGCTCGGTGAAATTTCGAGAGTTGCCGCGAAGGCCTGCTCGAGGCCCTTGGCACTGGCGCCCTGCGCGAGCTGCTGCCGCGCGTAGCCTTGGTACAGCGCCTGCATGTTGCGGCGCCGGGTAACGGTCACGTTCTCTGTCACTGTGTTCAATTCGCGCAACGGCGCAAGAAAAGATTGTGCACCCGCTTGCGCGACTTGTTAAGACTCTTTATAGTCGCGTCCCTCGCCTCCCCTGAGGCATGCAACCAAGCTTTCCAAGGACCCATCGTGCTATCGAACCGACCCACCACAGCAGCCATGACCCGCATCGCGGGGCAGCGGCCGTATGCGTGCGGCCATGAGGATAGCTGCGGCAGTCCGGGAGCGGGAGACGTGTAGGCGCGTCCCGCATCAACCTCTTTCACCAGAGGCCCGGACTCCGCAAGGAATCCGGGCCTTTCTGTTTTTTCTTTCCCCTGTGCCGCATCGACGACCCCGGGTGTGTTCCTTGACAACTTGCCGCGAGGCAGCGCCGGCACTGGCCGGCCGCTGCTTCGCACCTTTTCACTTCGGGTGTGCCCAGGCACCACCGTCCGCGCGCAGCCGCGGGAACGGCAGGACGGGATGTGCACGGGGTCGCTCCCCATGTGCAGCGAGGGCCCCGGGCCGGCATGCCGGCCGCTCGCGCCTGGACACAGCCGAAGTGGAAAGCCGCTTTTCCACCGCCATTCAACCAACTCACCTGGGAGCCATCATGATCCTCACGCTTTGCCAGATTGCGGCCACTGTGATCGCACGATGGCTGTCCACCTGGAGGCATTCGCGCCGTGTGCGTGTGCAGCCGGTTCCGCCCGAACCACTCGATGAAGAAGACGTCGCCCAGCGCGTGCGCCTGAGCGGCGAGTGGTGACGCCCTTTGCTACTGGTCGAGCGCCAGCAAGGCCTTCTTCAACAGATGGTCCGCCGGCGCATCGCCCACCCAGATCTTCAGGATCATGCCGAAGAACTCGGCGTCGCCGACCGGCGCGCCCTGCGGCTGGTCCTGGATGAAGAACTGCGTGCCCTTGCCGGGGACGTACTCCATGGCGAAGGTGTCGCCCGGCACCAGCTTGGACTTGCCCGAAAAGATCTCGATCAGGCGGTTGCTGGAAACCGCGTGCTTCTGGACCTTGTCCTTCGGCGAGTTCTCCTGCAGCCCCTTGATGAACAGCAGGCCCAGGTCCGTACCCGGGAGTTCGCGCAGCGCCGTGAACTGCAGGCGCATCGGGCCCGCCTGCTTCAGGAGGGTGTCGGGCGAACTGGCCTTCGCCGCCGTGTACAGGCCGAGGTCGTAGACCTTGAAGACCGCCTTGTACCGCGTGCCGGCGCCATTCAGCTGCAGCCGGGTGCCTGCCACCTGGATCTCGGACGGGAAGTTCGTCTGGGTGGGGGCGGCAACGGCAAGGGTCGAAGCCACGAGCGCAAGAGCCGCCAGGCTCGAGGGAATCACGCGGCGGACAGGGGGAACGCGAGGCATGAGGTCTCCGAAGCTTAAGTGGAAGGCCTTCTGAAGCTTAGGGGAAATGCCCGGACCGCAACCCCAGGCTGTGGGTTTGCCGTCACAGCCCATTGGCCGATCCCTCGCGAAAGCGTGAGGGATTGCGCAACGAACAACAACGACAAGGAGCGTCCCATGGAACTCATGCCGACCTGGTCGACGTCGTGCACACGCTGAAGCAGGTGCTCTGCGTGAAGGGCTGATGCGGGAGGGGGCCCGCGCGGCCCCGTCTTCATCCACCCCGAGCAAGGAGAACCCATGCATTCCGTCCTGCAACTGGACATCCAGGGCACCCCGCAGGCGTGGATCGGCCTCGAGGAGGCCGCCCTGCACTACGCCGCCGGCTCGGTGGTGTGGGAAGACGGCGCCGGCCCGCTGGCCACGCTGCGCGGCGGCTGGAACGCCGTCACGGGCCGGCAGTCGCGCATCGACGTCGCGCCCATCGTGGCGCTCCGTGGCCACGCCAGGCTGAACCTGTTCGACGTCGTGCCCGGCGTGACCAAGGCCAAGCTGCTTCGCCGCGACCGCCACACCTGCGCCTACTGCGGCGAGGTGTTCGCGGAGCGCGAGCTGCAGGCCGAGCACATCGTGCCGGACTCGTGCGGCGGCGCCTACAGCTGGATGAACCTGGTCACCGCCTGCGCGGCATGCAACGCGCGCAAGGCGAACCGGACGCCGGAAGAAGCCGGCATGCCGCTGCTGTACCTGCCGTACGTGCCGACGCGCTTCGAATCCTTCCTGCTGGAAGGACGCCGCATCCGCGCCGACGTGCACGAATGGCTGGCCGCGAGGCTGCCGAAGCATTCGCGCCTGCACTGATTCCAGTGCGGGCGCAACGAGTCTTTCGTGGAAGCGCATGCGCTCACAGGTCGGGGTTCACCAGCCCCGCCGGCGTGCAGCGGCCGGGAATCCCGTCGCCGCGGCACGTGCCGCCATGCAGGGACGCGAGGGAACGGGTGACTCGATCACCCTCCACTGTTGATAGCTCAGTCTGGTAGAGCAACGCGCTGCTAACGCGTCTGTCGCAGGTTCGATTCCTGCTCACATCGATTGGAAATCGACAGCAAACCCCGGCCGCGCCAGCGGCACGGTCCTGCGCGGACGGCAAGCGGGGTTCCGCGTACACGGCCAGCCAGCTGCCCCGCGGGGCGGCGGCGCACTGTGCACCCGGGCCCAGGCACCGCCCGCCCGCCGTGCCCCTGAACCGGCCCCCTCTTCATCAACGCACGCACACAAGGAGAACAAGATGCAATTCAAGCGTGTGACCATCCGCAAGAGCGAGCGCGGCCTGCTGCTGCGCAACGGCGACTTCGAGCGCGTCCTGCGCCCGGGCAAGCACCGGCTCGCGAGTTTCGCCGACGACCTGCAGGTACAGGTCTTTTCGCTGGGCGAGCCCGGCTTCGCGCACCCGCTCACCGAGTACCTGCTGGCCGAGGAGCCCGATGTGGTCGAAAGCGAATTCGAACGCGTCGAGCTCGGCCCCGACCAGGTCGGCCTGCGCCACGAGAACGGCGTGCTGGTCGAGATCCTGCCGCCCGGCTCGCGCAAGCTGTACTGGCGCGGCCTAATCACGGTGCAGGTGGAAGTGATCGACATCGCCGCCGCGCCCGAGGTGCCGGCCGAACTGCTGCCGCGCCTGCTGCAGGTGCAGCTGCGCCCGCGTGCCGTCGCCGGCCTGGCCGGCGTGCTGCTGGTGCAGGTGCCCGAGCTCGGCGCCGGCCTCGTCTACGTGGACGGCAAGATCGTCCGCCGCATCGGTCCGGGCGCGTACGGCTTCTGGCGCTTCAACCACAACGTCGCGGTCGAAGTGCTGGACCTGCGCATGCAGGCGCTGGAAGTGACGGGCCAGGAGATCCTGACCCGCGACAAGGTGAGCCTGCGCCTGAACCTCGCGGCCACCTGGCGCTACACCGACCCGCTGAAGGCGTACGAGCAGCTGGCCAAGCCCGCGGACCACCTGTACCGCGAGCTGCAGTTCGGCCTGCGCGCCGCCGTCGGCACGCGCTCGCTCGACGAGCTGCTGGAGAACAAGACCGTCATCGACGACGTCGTGTCCGCGCACGCGCGCGCCAAGCTCTCGCCTTTCGGCGTGGAAGTCGACAGCGTGGGGGTGAAGGACATCGTGCTGCCCGGCGAGATGAAGACCATCCTGGCGCAGGTGGTCGAAGCGGGCAAGGCGGCCGAAGCCAACGTGATCCGCCGCCGCGAGGAGACCGCGGCGACGCGTTCCCTGCTGAACACGGCCAAGGTGATGGAGGACAACCCCACCGCCCTGCGCCTGAAGGAGCTGGAAACGCTGGAACGCGTGGCGGAACGCATCGACCGCATCTCGGTGTTCGGCGGCCTCGACCAGGTGCTCAACGGGCTGGTGAAGCTGCGTTGAGCGGTGCCCTTGAAAGCCCCACGCCTGGCCGGCGTGGGGCTTTTTTTTGGCTCACGGCAAGCCGAGGAACTTGAAGGGCGGCGACGCCACGAAATCCTTGAGCGCATTGCCTGCGAAAGTGTTGCGCTGCTCGGGCCCGAGGTCCAGCTTCTTGACCTGGGCGCCCGGGCTGAAATCCACCTGCTTCAGGTCGACCCAGAACACGTTGGGCGTCAGCGCCGATTCGAAGAAATAGAGCTTGCGCTTGTGGTCGGCAAGGGTGCGCCAGCGCGTCGACGAGATGTTGGGCTGGCCGGGCGTGGTGATGCCGAAGGGCACCGACGCGTTGCGGATCACGCTGAACATGCCGGCCACCGCAACCACGGGGTCCTCGCTCTTGGGAATGGCGTTCACGTAGAAGGAAGCGCGCGCAAAGCGGTCGGCCGAGCGGTTGGTGCCGGGGAGCATCACCGTGCCGCCGATCTCCTTCCAGTAGGCATTCAGCGCGAGCTGGTCGTCGAACCTCGGCGAATTGGTCATCACCTGGTACTTGCGATCGTGGTGGATCACCTGCTTGCCGCCTATGTATTCGACGATCGCGCTGTCGCCGCTCGCGTCGGACATGGACAGGTGCACCGTCGCCAGCCGGTCCTGCCCCGGCACCTTGTCGGTGACGAGGACGAAGGGCTCGCGGCGCAGCGCATCGACCGCCTCCTTCACCGTGGCGAAGTTGTCGAGAACGTACTGCGCCCACAGCGAGATCGCGAGCCCGGGCTGTGAACCGTCGAACTTGGGATATTCCGACTCCACCAGCCAAAGAAGATTGGCCGCAAGCCCGGCCTCGTTCATGCCGTCCGTCGTCGACACTTCGTAGCCGGAAGCGATCACGCTGCCGTAGCGGGACGTCCACTGCACCGAGCTCGGGCCCACCTCGCCGTTGCGCGCCATGCCCCGGGGAAAGATCCAGAGATTGGTCTCGATGTCGGCGTTCCAGTCCATCGAACGCGCCGTGATCACGTCGTTGTCGTTGCCGAGGTAGACGATGCGCGTGCAGGCGTCCACCGCGCCGGACGCAAGCGCCCATGCGAGGGCGACGGCGATCGCCTTTCCCCACTTGGACATGAGGGCCTCCTTGAAGTGCCGATCTGCCGTGCA
The sequence above is a segment of the Ramlibacter agri genome. Coding sequences within it:
- a CDS encoding ATP-binding protein; this encodes MAVRSPERQNELRRRWLGAAGVLFIAAMLASTAHGLWTDRHAMERRASEEMAVLARVLAEQARRSLQTVEVMLLGIADDERSGDLRGLDAAQLQAYVERQRDEVSDVAVVFLTDAEGRLRASSGPLPAPLDRMAGRPAFQQLKAGAATAFDGITRLPDQQRWVLPILHRVVDRDGHFVGSAGALIDAGYFERFYADLPLGFASVIALRAGDGALLARHPPSESAMGQAAPDGWHPALALPPGQAPRVQRFTGLRDQVDRLGILQPVPGYPVHVVVTRDLDKVFAPWREAAVGSIARTLLLCAAAIGLLAVVLRQLRGLETGRASIARSELALRASQERYALAVAGSNEGLWDWDLASDEVFFSGRAQQVCGLAASEPLRPRRAWLERLRYHPQDRARVRDTLVAHLRGRAPQFDVEMRVAAAGSAGRPEEAQDWNWVRQRGLLVRDEQGRPRRMAGSIEDITPRKRAEAQREQLEVRLRTAQKLEAMGTLAGGIAHDFNNILGAILGYAELARGHAQAGSALQQQLDGVMGAGLRARSLVQRILAFSRSGLGDKLPVHVESAVAEALDLLEGAPPPGLRLARELHADDAAIVGDPAQVHQVVMNLVTNAIQASHAPGTVAVRLAPLMLEAPRQCTSGELAAGRYLELLVADEGAGMAPQEVERIFDPFYTTKDVGVGTGLGLSLVHGIVAELHGAIDVRSEPGRGSSFTVLLPWSGETTQRTESDPGDAALPRGEGERILLVDDEAPLVALGEETLAALGYEPVGFTSSVAALQALENAPAQFDALLSDEAMPRLTGTELAAAARRLRPDLPVLLMTGYLGPALAARAQAAGVQEVLAKPLVAADIARALARILPRA
- a CDS encoding RraA family protein is translated as MDRTSERLAQCYTGVVHDVMRAMGLRDFTLPPELRPLFPQRRLAGPAFTIDGRVDPRADAHETLLAWTGLLSKAKPGHLWVCQPNDRVVAHMGELSAETLKNKGVLGCVADGYVRDVDFLIEMGFQTWSRGFTPRDIVGYWLPRAIEVDIRIGDVIIAPGDYLLGDRDGMVRVPQALAAEVLEQAEAAIATENKVRSAILRGVDPQQAYLEFGKF
- a CDS encoding response regulator gives rise to the protein MPAVLPHVLAVDDDADLRSVIAQYLSQNELRVTAVASGAEMDRAMEKEVFDCLLLDLKLPGEDGLAIAHRLRGHSSIPILMVTGRSDEVDRVMGLELGADDYLTKPFSLRELLARIRALLRRVKLHATLADEVGKLRAYRFEGWELNLRLRRLKSPDGKVMALPNGEFSLLTALLSSPQRVLSRGQLIEQSHLYDDEVYDRSIDVQILRLRRKIEADPAQPRFIVTERGTGYMFAVPVQVL
- a CDS encoding DUF1439 domain-containing protein, which gives rise to MQRRLLFSALACWPLTRLLAQEQAERPRLKISAAELHKTLSARFPVRLDLAGLLQLRLDAPALLLLPARQKLGATLQLRATDVQSRQVQAGEMDVAFRLRYEASDRTLRARQLEVLDLRWPGMPPETVAFIQAFAPAAAANALGEIVLHQFAPGDLALADTMGLQPEQITVAEDGIVIWLGNKPVQ
- a CDS encoding response regulator; protein product: MNDGHRALAIDIDGPFQQVLAAWLGERGYEVVFTDLPYVDAGGGPVELVVCELAEPKRTGSETLRLLARVHPGALLVAISTRFVDGERRGALARQLGADAALAKPFPRAELYAALEAASSRRGVHDGCT